The Streptomyces sp. NBC_01775 genome includes a region encoding these proteins:
- the uraD gene encoding 2-oxo-4-hydroxy-4-carboxy-5-ureidoimidazoline decarboxylase: protein MTSRSTPGLAWFNSAGEADARAALHELCAAQAWGSALLARRPYGSPGEFLRASDAATAALTAADLAEAMAGHPPIGRPKPGDPASAREQRGMAGASEELKAEMLELNLAYQDKFGHVFLICATGLSAEQLRDAVRHRIDNSPEQEREILRQELVKINQIRLTRLTEEGAPSA, encoded by the coding sequence GTGACTTCGCGTTCGACGCCAGGCCTCGCCTGGTTCAACTCCGCCGGGGAAGCCGACGCCCGCGCCGCGCTCCACGAACTGTGCGCCGCACAGGCATGGGGGAGCGCACTGCTCGCCCGGCGCCCCTACGGCAGTCCCGGGGAATTCCTCCGCGCGAGCGATGCGGCGACAGCCGCACTCACCGCCGCTGACCTGGCCGAGGCCATGGCGGGACACCCGCCCATCGGCCGCCCGAAGCCCGGCGATCCCGCTTCGGCCCGCGAGCAGCGGGGCATGGCGGGGGCCTCCGAGGAGCTGAAGGCCGAGATGCTCGAACTCAACCTGGCCTACCAGGACAAGTTCGGGCACGTCTTCCTCATCTGCGCCACCGGCCTGAGCGCCGAGCAGCTGCGGGACGCCGTTCGTCACCGGATCGACAACTCCCCGGAACAGGAGCGGGAGATCCTGCGGCAGGAGCTGGTGAAGATCAACCAGATCCGGCTCACCCGCCTCACGGAGGAAGGAGCCCCCTCGGCATGA
- a CDS encoding helix-turn-helix domain-containing protein — translation MGDGAREPGHPFVVAVKPLVDAMGGEMVPPEQASGDDVVLAWEGEDVVAVRLPHLSDSLDHLLAELERRHGVPLAELDRKTKQSVVRILETRGAFSVRHGVETVAGALGVSRFTVYNYLNRANGSSG, via the coding sequence ATGGGGGACGGCGCGCGCGAGCCAGGGCATCCGTTCGTCGTGGCGGTCAAGCCGCTGGTGGACGCGATGGGCGGCGAGATGGTCCCGCCGGAGCAGGCGAGCGGCGACGATGTCGTGCTGGCCTGGGAGGGCGAGGACGTGGTCGCCGTACGGCTGCCGCATCTGTCCGACTCGCTGGACCATCTCCTCGCCGAGCTGGAGCGGCGGCACGGGGTGCCGCTCGCCGAGCTGGACCGCAAGACCAAGCAGTCGGTGGTCCGCATTCTGGAGACCCGGGGTGCCTTCTCCGTACGTCACGGGGTGGAGACGGTCGCCGGAGCGCTGGGCGTCAGCCGCTTCACCGTTTACAACTACCTGAACCGCGCCAACGGCTCCTCGGGCTGA
- a CDS encoding hydroxyisourate hydrolase has protein sequence MSSEQSTSVSTHILDTSLGRPAAGVGVRLSVRQGDEGAAWAAHGASHTDADGRCKDFPALPEGTTHARLLFETEPYFGEQHSLNQHSLNQHSLNQNSPNPRSQREAAAQQDAPRVRDSAPGSFFPEVTITFAVNPGEHYHVPLLLNPFGYSVYRGS, from the coding sequence ATGAGCAGCGAGCAGAGCACCTCGGTGTCCACGCACATCCTGGACACCAGCCTCGGCCGCCCGGCCGCGGGGGTCGGCGTCCGGCTGTCCGTACGCCAGGGTGACGAGGGGGCCGCATGGGCCGCGCACGGCGCGTCGCACACCGACGCCGACGGGCGCTGCAAGGACTTTCCGGCCCTGCCGGAAGGCACCACCCATGCACGGCTCCTGTTCGAGACGGAGCCGTACTTCGGGGAACAGCACAGCTTGAATCAGCACAGCTTGAATCAGCACAGCCTGAATCAGAACAGTCCGAATCCGCGCAGCCAGCGCGAAGCCGCGGCACAGCAGGACGCCCCCCGCGTAAGGGACAGCGCACCCGGCAGCTTCTTTCCCGAGGTCACCATCACCTTCGCGGTGAACCCGGGCGAGCACTACCACGTGCCGCTGCTGCTCAACCCGTTCGGCTACTCCGTGTACCGAGGGAGCTGA